From a region of the Streptacidiphilus albus JL83 genome:
- a CDS encoding sensor histidine kinase has product MARGRLRIYLGAAPGVGKTCAMLGEARRRSDRGTDVVVGFVEDHGRVHTRELQDGLEVVPRRTLTYRGSDFTEMDVDAVLARKPAVALVDELAHTNIPGSRNAKRWQDIQELLDAGIDVISAVNIQHLESLGDAVEGITGIRQQETVPDEAVRRADQIELVDMAPEALRRRLAHGNVYAPEKVDAALANYFRPGNLTALRELALLWTADRVDEYLQRYRAENHIDSTWQARERIVVGLTGGPEGRTLIRRAARIAAKGSGSELLAVYVAKSDGLTGASPEELTVQRSLVEDLGGSFHSVLGDNAAESLLEFARGVNATQVVLGSSRRKAWQWVLGPGVGATVAREAGDIDVHIVTHEHVAKGRVRPIRRIARLGPARSAAGWLLGVAGPVLLTGIIEWVHNSSNQQTDMLLYLGLTVGAALTGGLFPALASAAVGSLLVNWFFTPPVHTLTISDPQNIVAMAVFLAVALSVAYVVDLAANRTAQAASSQAEAETLSFMAQSVLSGEKALPALLERVRETFQMESVTLLERSQDFGPWNCAGAVGPRPVSRPEDADVDVPVGDRLALALSGRVLPAADRRVLGAFAAQAAVVLERRRLSEQAADARRLAEGNRIRTALLAAVSHDLRTPLASIKASVSSLRAEDVRWTPEDEAELLAGIEDGADRLDHLIGNLLDMSRLQTGSVVPLVREFDLDEVVPFALRGVAADSVRTDIPEDLPMVEGDPGLLERALANVIENAVKYNDSGRVLVSGSHLRIFGQGDRLEVRVADTGPGIPDEAKEKVFEPFQRFGDAPRGVGVGLGLAVARGFVEAMGGTLTAEDTPGGGLTMVFTLLALPVPVAGQAVPAATTAATTEEVEGSA; this is encoded by the coding sequence ATGGCTCGCGGCAGGCTGAGGATCTATCTCGGGGCGGCACCCGGGGTCGGCAAGACCTGCGCCATGCTCGGCGAGGCGCGCCGCCGCTCGGACCGCGGCACCGATGTCGTGGTGGGCTTCGTCGAGGACCACGGCCGGGTCCACACCCGCGAGCTGCAGGACGGCCTGGAGGTCGTGCCCAGGCGCACGCTGACCTACCGGGGCTCGGACTTCACCGAGATGGACGTGGACGCGGTGCTCGCCCGCAAGCCCGCCGTCGCCCTGGTCGACGAGCTCGCCCACACCAACATCCCCGGCTCCCGCAACGCCAAGCGCTGGCAGGACATCCAGGAGCTGCTGGACGCCGGGATCGACGTCATCTCCGCCGTCAACATCCAGCACCTGGAGTCCCTGGGCGACGCCGTCGAGGGCATCACCGGCATCCGCCAGCAGGAGACCGTGCCGGACGAGGCGGTCCGCCGGGCCGACCAGATCGAACTGGTCGACATGGCCCCCGAGGCGCTGCGCCGACGGCTCGCCCACGGCAACGTCTACGCCCCGGAGAAGGTCGACGCGGCGCTCGCCAACTACTTCCGCCCCGGCAACCTCACCGCGCTGCGCGAGCTGGCGCTGCTGTGGACCGCCGACCGGGTCGACGAGTACCTCCAGCGCTACCGCGCCGAGAACCACATCGACTCGACCTGGCAGGCCCGGGAGCGGATCGTGGTCGGGCTGACCGGCGGGCCCGAGGGCCGGACGCTGATCCGCCGGGCCGCCCGGATCGCCGCCAAGGGTTCCGGCAGCGAGTTGCTCGCCGTCTACGTCGCCAAGAGCGACGGCCTGACCGGGGCCTCCCCGGAGGAGCTGACGGTGCAGCGGTCGCTGGTCGAGGACCTCGGCGGCAGCTTCCACTCCGTCCTCGGCGACAACGCGGCCGAGTCGCTGCTGGAGTTCGCCCGGGGCGTCAACGCCACCCAGGTCGTCCTCGGCAGCAGCCGCCGCAAGGCCTGGCAGTGGGTGCTCGGACCGGGCGTCGGCGCGACCGTCGCCCGGGAGGCCGGCGACATCGACGTCCACATCGTCACCCACGAGCACGTCGCCAAGGGACGGGTGCGGCCGATCCGCCGGATCGCCCGGCTCGGCCCGGCCCGCAGCGCGGCCGGCTGGCTGCTCGGCGTCGCCGGGCCGGTGCTGCTCACCGGAATCATCGAGTGGGTCCACAACAGCTCGAACCAGCAGACCGACATGCTGCTCTACCTCGGCCTGACCGTCGGCGCCGCGCTCACCGGCGGACTCTTCCCGGCCCTGGCCTCGGCGGCGGTCGGCTCGCTGCTGGTGAACTGGTTCTTCACGCCGCCGGTGCACACGCTGACCATCTCCGACCCGCAGAACATCGTCGCCATGGCGGTCTTCCTGGCAGTGGCGCTCTCCGTCGCCTACGTGGTCGACCTGGCGGCCAACCGGACCGCGCAGGCCGCCAGCAGCCAGGCCGAGGCCGAGACGCTGAGCTTCATGGCGCAGAGCGTGCTCAGCGGCGAGAAGGCACTGCCGGCCCTGCTGGAGCGGGTCAGGGAGACCTTCCAGATGGAGTCGGTGACGCTGCTGGAGCGCAGCCAGGACTTCGGCCCGTGGAACTGCGCCGGGGCGGTCGGGCCGCGCCCGGTGAGCCGCCCCGAGGACGCCGACGTCGACGTCCCGGTCGGCGACCGGCTGGCGCTGGCGCTGTCCGGGCGGGTGCTGCCGGCCGCCGACCGCCGGGTGCTCGGCGCCTTCGCGGCGCAGGCCGCGGTGGTGCTGGAGCGCCGTCGGCTGAGCGAGCAGGCCGCCGACGCCCGGCGGCTGGCGGAGGGCAACCGGATCCGCACCGCGCTGCTGGCGGCCGTCTCGCACGACCTCCGCACGCCGCTGGCGAGCATCAAGGCGTCGGTCTCCTCGCTCCGGGCCGAGGACGTCCGGTGGACGCCGGAGGACGAGGCCGAACTGCTCGCCGGGATCGAGGACGGCGCCGACCGGCTCGACCACCTGATCGGCAACCTGCTCGACATGAGCCGGCTGCAGACCGGCTCGGTGGTCCCGCTGGTCCGCGAGTTCGACCTGGACGAGGTGGTGCCCTTCGCCCTGCGCGGGGTGGCGGCCGACTCGGTGCGCACCGACATCCCCGAGGACCTGCCGATGGTCGAGGGCGACCCGGGGCTGCTGGAGCGGGCGCTCGCCAACGTCATCGAGAACGCGGTGAAGTACAACGACTCGGGCCGGGTCCTGGTCTCCGGCAGCCACCTGCGGATATTCGGCCAGGGCGACCGGCTGGAGGTCCGGGTGGCCGACACCGGCCCGGGGATACCGGACGAGGCCAAGGAGAAGGTCTTCGAGCCCTTCCAGCGCTTCGGCGACGCGCCGCGCGGGGTGGGCGTGGGCCTCGGCCTCGCCGTCGCCCGCGGCTTCGTCGAGGCGATGGGCGGCACCCTGACCGCCGAGGACACCCCGGGTGGGGGCCTGACCATGGTCTTCACCCTGCTCGCGCTGCCGGTCCCGGTCGCCGGACAGGCGGTCCCGGCAGCAACGACAGCAGCAACGACGGAAGAAGTGGAAGGCAGCGCATGA
- a CDS encoding response regulator, with amino-acid sequence MTRVLVVDDEPQIVRALVINLRARAYEVDAAHDGASALELAAARHPDVVLLDLGLPDMDGTEVIKGLRGWTKIPIIVLSARHASDEKVEALDAGADDYVTKPFGMDELLARLRAAVRRADPAGTEADEAVVATSSFTVDLVAKRVTRDDADIRLTPTEWHLLEILVRNAGRLVSQKQLLKEVWGPAYGTETNYLRVYLAQLRRKLEVDPAHPRHFITEPGMGYRFER; translated from the coding sequence ATGACGCGGGTCCTGGTAGTCGACGACGAGCCGCAGATCGTCCGTGCCCTGGTGATCAACCTGCGGGCCCGTGCCTACGAGGTGGACGCCGCCCATGACGGCGCCTCCGCCCTGGAGCTGGCGGCGGCCCGCCACCCCGACGTGGTCCTGCTCGACCTCGGCCTGCCCGACATGGACGGCACCGAGGTGATCAAGGGCCTGCGCGGCTGGACCAAGATCCCGATCATCGTGCTCTCCGCCCGGCACGCCTCGGACGAGAAGGTCGAGGCCCTGGACGCCGGCGCGGACGACTACGTCACCAAGCCCTTCGGCATGGACGAGCTGCTGGCCCGGCTGCGGGCCGCCGTCCGCCGGGCCGACCCGGCCGGGACCGAGGCCGACGAGGCCGTGGTCGCCACCTCCTCGTTCACCGTGGACCTGGTCGCCAAGCGGGTCACCCGGGACGACGCCGACATCCGGCTCACCCCGACCGAGTGGCACCTGCTGGAGATCCTGGTCCGCAACGCGGGCCGACTGGTCAGCCAGAAGCAGTTGCTCAAGGAGGTCTGGGGCCCCGCCTACGGCACCGAGACCAACTACCTTCGGGTCTACCTGGCCCAGCTGCGCCGCAAGCTGGAGGTCGACCCGGCGCACCCGCGGCACTTCATCACCGAGCCCGGCATGGGCTACCGCTTCGAGCGCTAG
- a CDS encoding OB-fold nucleic acid binding domain-containing protein has protein sequence MSGDIRNDRQQGRLRRMFSRLAASSEDLQAEELRQHAEEQGCTPIASCQDRQEVSVSGTLRAVTLRPRAGVPALEAELFDGSDSLDVVWLGRRSITGIEPGRRLVAHGRISHQRGRRVLFNPRYELRPVGSE, from the coding sequence ATGAGTGGTGACATCCGCAACGACCGGCAGCAGGGGCGCCTGCGACGCATGTTCAGCCGGCTCGCGGCGAGCAGCGAGGACCTCCAGGCGGAGGAACTCCGCCAGCACGCCGAGGAGCAGGGCTGCACGCCCATAGCCTCCTGCCAGGACCGCCAGGAGGTGAGCGTGAGCGGCACCCTGCGCGCCGTCACGCTGCGGCCACGGGCCGGCGTGCCGGCCCTGGAGGCCGAGCTCTTCGACGGCAGCGACTCGCTGGACGTGGTCTGGCTGGGACGCAGGTCCATCACCGGGATCGAACCGGGGCGCCGACTGGTCGCCCACGGCCGTATCAGCCATCAGCGGGGCCGCCGGGTGCTCTTCAACCCCCGGTACGAGCTGCGCCCCGTCGGATCGGAGTAG
- a CDS encoding DUF3159 domain-containing protein, producing the protein MSGGGKHGGGGRTGAGPDGGAEPDGAGGGTGVDTSLIDAFGGVRGMVDMTVPGFAFVVVFTVTKNLGLSSYSAFGLTLLLAVVRLARRETLKHAFGGVLGVAISAYIAMKSGKAQDFYLPSMIYGVALGIAYAISAVVRWPLIGVFLGPILGENMTWRTQNPGRLAAYTKATWVWVALFALRAAILFPLYWAGNVTWLGVAKIGLGVPPWLVAIYLSWLILSKAPPPIKVAQEEAPESASDAEPETSVEDLVDWPEQLPEQTPDHAPDHAPERR; encoded by the coding sequence GTGAGCGGTGGCGGCAAGCACGGGGGCGGCGGCAGGACGGGCGCCGGGCCCGACGGCGGGGCCGAGCCTGACGGCGCGGGCGGCGGGACCGGGGTCGACACCTCGCTGATCGACGCCTTCGGCGGGGTCCGCGGCATGGTCGACATGACCGTGCCCGGCTTCGCCTTCGTCGTGGTCTTCACGGTCACCAAGAACCTCGGCCTCTCCTCGTACTCGGCCTTCGGCCTGACGCTGCTGCTGGCCGTCGTCCGGCTGGCGCGCCGGGAGACCCTGAAGCACGCCTTCGGCGGCGTCCTCGGCGTGGCCATCAGCGCGTACATCGCGATGAAGTCCGGCAAGGCGCAGGACTTCTACCTGCCGTCGATGATCTACGGGGTGGCGCTCGGGATCGCCTACGCGATCTCGGCGGTGGTGCGCTGGCCGCTGATCGGGGTGTTCCTCGGCCCGATCCTCGGCGAGAACATGACCTGGCGGACCCAGAACCCCGGCCGGCTGGCCGCGTACACCAAGGCGACCTGGGTCTGGGTGGCGCTGTTCGCGCTGCGGGCGGCCATCCTCTTCCCGCTGTACTGGGCCGGGAACGTGACCTGGCTCGGCGTCGCCAAGATCGGCCTCGGCGTGCCGCCGTGGCTGGTGGCGATCTACCTGTCCTGGCTGATCCTCTCCAAGGCCCCGCCGCCCATCAAGGTGGCCCAGGAGGAAGCGCCGGAGTCGGCGTCGGACGCGGAGCCGGAGACCTCGGTCGAGGACCTGGTCGACTGGCCGGAGCAGCTACCCGAGCAGACGCCGGACCACGCGCCGGACCACGCGCCCGAGCGCCGCTGA
- a CDS encoding potassium channel family protein, with protein MRVAIAGAGAVGRSIAGELLENGHEVLLVDKNPKSISVERVPRAEWLLADACEITALDEAALQRCNVVIAATGDDKVNLVVSLLAKTEYGVPRVVARVNNPKNEWLFNEAWGVDVAVSTPRLMSALVEEAVSVGDLVRLMRFSQGDANLVEITLSADATVVGTRVSGVVWPEDTALVTIIREGRVLVPSGGDTLEGGDELLFVSTAERESELEALLGAVAEPQQG; from the coding sequence ATGCGGGTAGCCATTGCCGGGGCCGGTGCGGTGGGACGTTCCATCGCGGGCGAGTTGCTGGAGAACGGCCACGAGGTGCTCCTCGTGGACAAGAACCCGAAGTCCATCTCGGTGGAGCGGGTGCCGCGGGCGGAGTGGCTGCTGGCCGACGCCTGCGAGATCACGGCGCTGGACGAGGCGGCGCTGCAGCGCTGCAACGTCGTCATCGCCGCGACCGGGGACGACAAGGTCAACCTGGTGGTCTCGCTGCTGGCGAAGACCGAGTACGGCGTGCCGCGCGTCGTCGCCCGGGTGAACAACCCCAAGAACGAGTGGCTGTTCAACGAGGCGTGGGGGGTGGACGTGGCGGTGTCCACGCCGCGCCTGATGTCGGCGCTGGTCGAGGAGGCCGTGAGCGTCGGCGACCTGGTCCGGCTGATGCGCTTCAGCCAGGGCGACGCCAACCTGGTGGAGATCACCCTCTCCGCCGACGCCACCGTGGTCGGCACCCGGGTCAGCGGGGTCGTCTGGCCGGAGGACACCGCGCTGGTGACCATCATCCGCGAGGGCCGGGTGCTGGTGCCGAGCGGCGGCGACACCCTGGAGGGCGGCGACGAGCTGCTGTTCGTCTCCACCGCCGAGCGCGAGAGCGAGCTGGAGGCGCTGCTGGGCGCCGTGGCGGAGCCGCAGCAGGGCTGA
- a CDS encoding potassium channel family protein, whose translation MHIVIMGCGRVGSALARTLEKQGHSVAVVDQDPTAFRRLGSGFVGKRVTGVGFDQDTLREAGIEEADAFAAVSSGDNSNIIAARVARETFGVENVAARIYDPRRAEVYQRLGIPTVATVRWTADQMMRRLLPSDVEPHWQDQSGELQLAEVPVAAGWIGHRLSRLEQAAAVRVAFVTRLGVGTLPTPDMVVQDGDLVHMMTRTADLKAVEAVFAKGPEEH comes from the coding sequence GTGCACATCGTCATCATGGGTTGCGGGCGGGTGGGTTCTGCCCTCGCACGCACCCTCGAGAAGCAGGGGCACTCGGTCGCCGTAGTCGACCAGGACCCCACGGCGTTCCGCCGTCTCGGTTCGGGCTTCGTCGGCAAGCGGGTCACCGGGGTCGGTTTCGACCAGGACACGCTCCGCGAGGCGGGGATCGAAGAGGCCGACGCCTTCGCTGCGGTGAGCAGCGGCGACAACTCCAACATCATCGCCGCACGCGTGGCCCGGGAGACCTTCGGCGTCGAGAACGTCGCGGCCCGGATCTACGACCCCCGTCGCGCCGAGGTCTACCAGCGCCTGGGCATCCCCACGGTCGCCACCGTCCGCTGGACCGCCGACCAGATGATGCGCCGGCTGCTGCCGAGCGACGTCGAGCCGCACTGGCAGGACCAGAGCGGCGAGCTCCAGCTCGCCGAGGTCCCGGTGGCCGCCGGCTGGATCGGCCACCGGCTGTCCCGGCTGGAGCAGGCCGCCGCGGTCCGGGTGGCCTTCGTCACCCGGCTCGGCGTCGGCACCCTGCCCACGCCCGACATGGTCGTCCAGGACGGCGACCTGGTGCACATGATGACGCGCACCGCCGACCTCAAGGCCGTCGAGGCCGTCTTCGCGAAGGGCCCGGAGGAACACTGA
- a CDS encoding APC family permease: MSKLTDMPKRILIGRALQSDKLGETLLPKRIALPVFASDALSSVAYAPEQIFLALSVAGISTIHYSWWVGATVALVMLVVVASYRQNVHAYPSGGGDYEVATVNLGGNAGLTVAAALMVDYVLTVAVSTTSGVANLVSAVPSLHGHEVAISVTLVILLMGMNLRGVRESGTAFAIPTYGFMIGILGLAAYAAIRKYFLGAQMHTVSAGFHLVAEPGHSNLAGLAMVFLLLKTFSSGCAALTGVEAISNGVPAFRKPKSKNAATTLLMMAVMAVIMMISIIWMGNLTGLHMAGSNSQLIGAPAGYQQKTALAQISQAVFSNFTPGFYFIAAVTGLILVLAANTAFNGFPVLGSILAQDRYLPRQLHTRGDRLAFSNGIIALAAVAIVFIIGYGANPDRLIQLYIIGVFVSFNMSQTGMIRHWTRLLKTETDPAVRRRMMRSRVINTVGLCCTACVLVVVLGTKFMSGAWMSCLLMVVFFVTMKAIRRHYDRVSAELVPAEERPEEELLPTRVHSVVLVSKLHKPTLRALAYAQVSRSLRTSKLEAVTVNVDPGDTATLRRDWEQRGIEVPLKVLDSPYREVTRPVVEYVRALRRDSPRDVVTVYIPEYVVGHWYEHLLHNQSALRLKGRLLFTPGVMVVSVPWQLESSERRRKPVEWIAPGQVRRGDINRVQNRDTARPRAVSQSSKDSDE; the protein is encoded by the coding sequence GTGTCCAAACTCACCGACATGCCCAAGCGCATCCTCATCGGACGCGCACTCCAGAGCGACAAGCTGGGCGAGACGCTGCTGCCGAAGCGGATCGCCCTGCCCGTCTTCGCCTCCGACGCCCTTTCCTCCGTGGCCTACGCCCCGGAGCAGATCTTCCTGGCCCTGTCCGTGGCCGGGATCTCCACCATCCACTACTCCTGGTGGGTCGGCGCGACCGTGGCCCTGGTCATGCTGGTGGTGGTCGCCTCCTACCGGCAGAACGTCCACGCCTATCCCAGCGGCGGTGGCGACTACGAGGTGGCCACGGTCAACCTCGGCGGCAACGCCGGTCTGACCGTCGCGGCCGCGCTGATGGTGGACTACGTGCTGACCGTGGCCGTGTCCACCACCTCGGGCGTGGCCAACCTGGTTTCGGCCGTGCCCTCGCTGCACGGCCACGAGGTCGCCATCTCGGTCACCCTGGTCATCCTCTTGATGGGGATGAACCTGCGCGGGGTGCGCGAGTCCGGGACGGCCTTCGCCATCCCGACCTACGGCTTCATGATCGGCATCCTGGGGCTGGCGGCCTACGCGGCGATCCGCAAGTACTTCCTCGGCGCCCAGATGCACACCGTCAGCGCCGGCTTCCACCTCGTCGCAGAACCCGGACACAGCAACCTGGCGGGCCTGGCCATGGTGTTCCTGCTGCTGAAGACCTTCTCCTCGGGCTGCGCCGCGCTCACCGGCGTCGAGGCGATCAGCAACGGCGTCCCGGCCTTCCGCAAGCCCAAGAGCAAGAACGCCGCCACCACGCTGCTGATGATGGCGGTGATGGCGGTGATCATGATGATCAGCATCATCTGGATGGGCAACCTGACCGGTCTGCACATGGCCGGCAGCAACAGCCAGCTGATCGGCGCCCCGGCCGGCTACCAGCAGAAGACCGCGCTGGCGCAGATCAGCCAGGCGGTGTTCAGCAACTTCACACCCGGCTTCTACTTCATCGCCGCCGTCACCGGGCTGATCCTGGTGCTCGCCGCCAACACCGCCTTCAACGGCTTCCCGGTGCTCGGCTCGATCCTGGCCCAGGACCGCTACCTGCCCAGGCAGCTGCACACCCGCGGCGACCGGCTGGCCTTCTCCAACGGCATCATCGCGCTGGCGGCCGTCGCCATCGTCTTCATCATCGGCTACGGGGCCAACCCCGACCGGCTGATCCAGCTCTACATCATCGGTGTCTTCGTCTCGTTCAACATGAGCCAGACCGGCATGATCCGGCACTGGACCAGGCTGCTGAAGACCGAGACCGACCCGGCGGTCCGGCGGCGGATGATGCGCAGCCGGGTGATCAACACCGTCGGCCTGTGCTGCACCGCCTGCGTCCTGGTGGTCGTCCTCGGCACCAAGTTCATGTCCGGCGCCTGGATGTCCTGCCTGCTGATGGTGGTGTTCTTCGTCACCATGAAGGCCATCCGCCGCCACTACGACCGGGTCTCCGCTGAGCTGGTCCCGGCCGAGGAGCGCCCCGAGGAGGAGCTGCTGCCGACCCGGGTGCACTCGGTGGTGCTGGTCTCCAAGCTGCACAAGCCGACCCTGCGCGCCCTCGCCTACGCCCAGGTCTCCCGCTCGCTGCGGACCTCCAAGCTGGAGGCGGTCACCGTCAACGTCGACCCGGGCGACACGGCGACACTGCGCCGGGACTGGGAGCAGCGCGGCATCGAGGTCCCGCTGAAGGTGCTGGACTCGCCCTACCGCGAGGTCACCCGTCCGGTGGTCGAGTACGTCCGGGCGCTGCGCCGGGACAGCCCCAGGGACGTGGTCACCGTCTACATCCCGGAGTACGTCGTCGGACACTGGTACGAGCACCTGCTGCACAACCAGAGCGCGCTCCGGCTGAAGGGCCGGCTGCTGTTCACGCCGGGGGTGATGGTGGTCTCGGTACCCTGGCAACTCGAGTCCTCCGAACGGCGACGCAAGCCGGTCGAGTGGATCGCCCCGGGGCAGGTGCGCCGCGGGGACATCAACCGTGTGCAGAACCGCGACACCGCCCGTCCCCGTGCGGTCAGCCAGAGCAGCAAGGACAGCGACGAGTGA
- a CDS encoding class I SAM-dependent RNA methyltransferase — protein sequence MVGQRYEVEVGPVAHGGHCVARHEGRVLFVRHALPGERVVAEVTDGSATSRFLRADAVEVLTPSKDRVEPPCAFAGPGRCGGCDWQHATPGAQRKLKVQVLTEQLRQLAKLSPAEAGWDGSVEPVGGKLPAGVVPRWRTRVQYAVDPATGRAGLRRHRSHEVQPVDGCLIAAPGISELGVETRAWDGMATVEAITSSGSSDRQVILTPQEGARLPIVELDRPVSVMRIDGHGGLHKVHGRSFVRERAAGRTWRVSDGGFWQIHPEAPDLLVSAVLEGLDPQEGENALDLYCGVGLFAGALADQLGETGAVLGIESSKQSVADARHNLADLIGDGRVRIECDKVERLLPRTGITETDLVVLDPPRAGAGRETVRHLAGLSPRRIAYVACDPAALSRDLAFFADAGYRPVSLRAFDLFPMTQHFECVAILEPVER from the coding sequence CTGGTCGGGCAGCGGTACGAGGTGGAGGTGGGGCCGGTCGCCCATGGCGGCCACTGCGTGGCCCGGCACGAGGGCCGGGTGCTCTTCGTCCGGCACGCGCTGCCGGGGGAGCGGGTCGTCGCCGAGGTCACCGACGGCAGCGCGACCTCGCGCTTCCTGCGGGCGGACGCGGTCGAGGTGCTGACCCCGTCCAAGGACCGGGTGGAGCCGCCGTGCGCCTTCGCCGGTCCCGGCCGCTGCGGCGGCTGCGACTGGCAGCACGCGACCCCCGGCGCGCAGCGCAAGCTCAAGGTCCAGGTGCTGACCGAGCAGCTGCGGCAGCTGGCCAAGCTCAGCCCGGCCGAGGCCGGCTGGGACGGCAGCGTCGAACCGGTCGGCGGCAAGCTGCCGGCCGGCGTCGTCCCCCGGTGGCGGACCCGGGTGCAGTACGCGGTCGACCCGGCCACCGGCCGGGCCGGGTTGCGCCGGCACCGCTCGCACGAGGTCCAGCCGGTCGACGGCTGTCTGATCGCCGCGCCCGGCATCTCCGAGCTGGGCGTGGAGACCCGCGCCTGGGACGGGATGGCGACGGTCGAGGCGATCACCTCCTCCGGCTCCTCCGACCGGCAGGTCATCCTCACCCCGCAGGAGGGGGCCCGGCTGCCGATCGTGGAGCTGGACCGGCCGGTGTCGGTGATGCGGATCGACGGCCACGGCGGGCTGCACAAGGTGCACGGCCGCTCCTTCGTCCGCGAGCGGGCGGCGGGCCGGACCTGGCGGGTCAGCGACGGCGGCTTCTGGCAGATCCACCCCGAGGCGCCGGACCTGCTGGTCTCGGCGGTGCTGGAGGGCCTCGACCCGCAGGAGGGCGAGAACGCGCTCGACCTGTACTGCGGCGTCGGCCTGTTCGCCGGGGCGCTCGCCGACCAACTGGGGGAGACCGGCGCGGTGCTCGGCATCGAGTCCTCCAAGCAGTCGGTCGCCGACGCCCGGCACAACCTGGCCGACCTGATCGGCGACGGCCGGGTCCGGATCGAGTGCGACAAGGTGGAGCGGCTGCTGCCGCGCACCGGGATCACCGAGACCGACCTGGTGGTGCTGGACCCGCCGCGGGCCGGCGCCGGCCGCGAGACCGTCCGCCACCTGGCCGGGCTGAGCCCGCGCCGGATCGCCTACGTCGCCTGCGACCCGGCCGCGCTCTCGCGCGACCTGGCCTTCTTCGCCGACGCCGGCTACCGGCCGGTCAGCCTGCGGGCCTTCGACCTGTTCCCGATGACCCAGCACTTCGAGTGCGTGGCGATCCTGGAGCCGGTCGAGCGCTAG
- a CDS encoding toxin-antitoxin system HicB family antitoxin produces MTKKQLNVRVDATTAEIARARAEQEGISMNQYIEKLVQQDMGEVGRSFVDAAAQFMKEYEAAFLAEFGEPEGTGQRR; encoded by the coding sequence ATGACTAAGAAGCAGCTGAACGTCCGGGTGGACGCCACCACTGCGGAGATCGCCCGCGCCAGGGCGGAACAGGAGGGGATCAGCATGAACCAGTACATCGAGAAGCTGGTCCAGCAGGACATGGGCGAGGTGGGCCGCTCCTTCGTGGACGCCGCCGCCCAGTTCATGAAGGAGTACGAGGCCGCGTTCCTCGCCGAGTTCGGCGAGCCCGAAGGGACGGGCCAGCGCCGTTGA
- a CDS encoding putative RNA methyltransferase yields the protein MLQDIVEYLVCPLCRQPLGLGDDRPATTLRCPDRHSFDIARQGYANLLPGGAHAGTGDTAAMVAARDAFLGAGHYAPIAAALAAAVPEDSESVVDLGAGTGHYLAAVLDRRPLARGLALDISKFALRRAARSHPRAGAVVCDTWQPLPLRDAAASAVLNVFAPRNGPEIRRVLRPGGTLLVVSPTPRHLAELVGELGLLGVDDRKDERLAAALQPYLDHRGSTEHGFPMELDHAAVATVVGMGPSAWHTDPAALAERIAALPDPVRVTASVKLSVFTRS from the coding sequence GTGCTGCAGGACATCGTGGAGTACCTGGTGTGCCCCCTCTGCCGACAGCCGCTGGGGCTCGGGGACGACCGCCCGGCCACCACCCTCCGCTGCCCGGACCGGCACTCCTTCGACATCGCCCGGCAGGGCTACGCCAACCTGCTGCCCGGCGGGGCCCACGCCGGAACCGGCGACACCGCCGCCATGGTCGCCGCCCGCGACGCCTTCCTCGGCGCCGGCCACTACGCCCCGATCGCCGCCGCGCTCGCCGCCGCCGTCCCCGAGGACAGCGAGTCCGTGGTCGACCTCGGCGCGGGCACCGGCCACTACCTCGCCGCCGTGCTCGACCGCCGACCGCTCGCCCGCGGCCTGGCCCTGGACATCTCCAAGTTCGCGCTGCGCCGCGCCGCCCGCTCGCACCCGCGCGCCGGCGCGGTGGTCTGCGACACCTGGCAGCCGCTGCCGCTCCGCGACGCGGCGGCCTCGGCCGTGCTCAACGTCTTCGCGCCGCGCAACGGACCCGAGATCCGCCGGGTGCTGCGCCCCGGCGGCACCCTGCTGGTGGTCTCGCCGACGCCGCGTCACCTCGCCGAGCTGGTGGGCGAGCTGGGACTGCTCGGGGTGGACGACCGCAAGGACGAGCGGCTCGCGGCGGCGCTGCAGCCGTACCTCGACCACCGGGGCAGCACCGAGCACGGCTTCCCGATGGAGCTCGACCACGCGGCGGTCGCCACGGTCGTCGGCATGGGCCCGAGCGCCTGGCACACCGACCCGGCCGCCCTCGCCGAGCGGATCGCGGCGCTGCCGGACCCGGTCCGGGTGACCGCCTCGGTGAAGCTGAGCGTGTTCACCCGATCGTAG